The genomic interval ATTTCCGTGGTCAACGGCCGGCTGAGGCTTTCCGTCTTCCTCGGGTTTTTCGAGATCCTGATCTGGGTGACGGCCGTATCTCAGGTCATCCTCAGGATCCGCGAGCACCCCCTCCTGGTCGTCGCCTACGCCGCCGGCTTCGCCGCGGGAAACGCCCTCGGAATCACGCTCGAGAAGAAGCTCGCGCTCGGGAGAGCCGTAATGAGGGTGATCTCCGAGAAAGGGGACGCCATCGCCGAGGTCCTCGCGGAGTTCGGCGAGGTGCTCGCGGTCTTCGACAGCCAGATGAACGGGCGCCGAACGAGACTCGTTTTCGCCACGCTCCAACGCCGCAACCTGAACCGAGCCGTGGAGAAAGCCCGGCGCATCGATGCGAACTTG from Vicinamibacteria bacterium carries:
- a CDS encoding DUF5698 domain-containing protein, with the protein product MMESLSIWQLAAVVCGLRICDVSLGTLRTISVVNGRLRLSVFLGFFEILIWVTAVSQVILRIREHPLLVVAYAAGFAAGNALGITLEKKLALGRAVMRVISEKGDAIAEVLAEFGEVLAVFDSQMNGRRTRLVFATLQRRNLNRAVEKARRIDANLFYVVERFSETSHLSPLPSPTGWRAILKRK